CTGCTTGTCGTCTCAAAATAAATCAGACACCACTGAGGCAAAATACAGACTCAATTGTTGACGACACCATGAGCGAAGTATTAAACGAAGACCCCCAACCGCCCCCGGGCTCCGCCCAGTCCACGTGCTGGGCGCAAGAGCCCATCGAAGCGACGCGCGGCGCAGCCCGCCTGAAAATCGAACGCGAAACCCACAAGCTCGAAAAGCGCCTGTGCCGCGAGGTCGGCAAGGCCATTGTCGACTTCAACATGATTGAAGAAGGCGACAAGGTCATGGTGTGCATGTCCGGCGGCAAGGACAGTTATGCGCTGCTGGACATCCTGCTCAAGCTCAAGGCCCGCGCGCCCATCCACTTTGACCTGGTGGCCGTCAACCTGGACCAGAAGCAGCCGGGCTTCCCCGAGCATGTGCTGCCCGAGTACCTGGCCAGCACCGGCGTGCCGTTCCATATCGAGAACGAAGACACCTACAGCATCGTCAAGAAGCTGATCCCCGAGGGCAAGACCACCTGCAGCCTGTGCAGCCGCCTGCGCCGGGGCATTCTGTACCGCGTGGCCGATGAGCTGGGCTGCACCAAGATCGCGCTGGGCCACCACCGCGACGACATTTTGCAGACGCTGCTGCTCAACATGTTCTTTGGCGGCAAGATGAAAAGCATGCCGCCCAAGCTGGTGAGCGACGACGGCAAGCATGTGGTGATCCGCCCGCTGGCCTACGTGGCCGAGAAAGACACCGCCCGCTGGGCCGCGCACCGCAACTTCCCCATCATCCCGTGCAACCTGTGCGGCAGCCAGGAGAACCTGCAGCGCAAGCAGGTGGGCGAGATGCTGCGCGAGTGGGAAAAGCGCTTCCCCGGCCGGGTTGAGAACATGTTCAATGCGCTGCAGAACGTAGTGCCCTCGCACCTGCTGGACGGCAGCCTGTACGACTTCAAGAACGCCCGGGCCACGGGCATCGCCAGCGAAGACGGCGACAAGGCGTTTGACAAGGAAGAGTTCGCGGCGCCATCGCCTTCGTTGCCGGGTGTGCAGGTGGTGCAACTGTCGTGAACTGCCGGGGCCAGCGGCACTCTCACGGAGATCCTTGTTTCAGGACACTCTGACCATGACACAACGCCGATGGATTCCCGCCCTGCTCCTGGGCCTCACCGTCACCCTGCTCGCAGGCTGCAGCACCACCCGCGTGGTGGAGGGCCAGGTGCAGAGCTTCTCAACGCTGGCGGCCGTGCCCGCCCCCGCCACGTACCGCATTGAGCGCCTGCCCTCGCAGCAAGCCCCTTCGTTCGACGCCATCGCCGCGCTGGCCGACCAGGCCCTGGCGCGCGCGGGCCTGCAGCGCGACGATGCCGCGCCCCGCCTGCTGGTGCAGCTGGGTGTGCAGGCCGACGCCGTGCCGCGCTATGACCCCTTCCGCCCATATGGCCCCTACGGCGCTTACGGGCCCGGCCCCTGGGGCATGGGCGGCTGGTATGGGCGGGGCTGGGGCGTGCATGGCGTGTGGCGCTTTGGCGAACCCACGCCCCTGCACCGCCGCGCAGTCAGCATCGTGATGCGCGACGCCAGCACCCAGGCCGTGGTGTACGAAACCTCGGCCGTGCACGAAGATGTGTGGGTGAGCGACCCGGCCGTCTATGGCGTGCTGTTCGATGCGGCCCTCAACGGCTTTCCAAAACCGCCCCAGGGGCCCCGCCAAGTGCGCATACCCCTGGCACCTCCTGCCCCCTGAGACGTCCCATCCTCAGCCACTCCGCCACTGCATGCAAGCCACCCGCATCGTTGCCATCCGCCACGGCGAAACCGCCTGGAACGTGGACACCCGCATCCAGGGCCACCTGGACATCCCGCTCAACGATACCGGCCTGTGGCAGGCCACCCAGGTCGCCCAGGCCCTGGTGGGCGAGCCGATTGCCGCCATCTACTCCAGCGACCTGCAACGCGCGCACGCCACCGCCCAGGCCGTGGCCCGCACCACGGGCGCCCCGTTGAAGACCGAGCCGGGTCTGCGCGAACGCAGCTTCGGGCACTTTCAGGGCCGAACGTTTGCCGAGATCGAGGCCGAACTGCCCGAGGACGCCTTGCGCTGGCGCAAGCGCGACCCGCACTACACGCCCGAGGGCGGCGAGTCCCTCGTCACCTTGCGTGACCGCATCGAACGCACCGTGACCGCGCTCGCACAACAGCATGTGGGCGAGCAGGTGGTGATGGTGGCGCATGGCGGCGTGCTTGACGTGCTGTACCGCCTGGCCACGCGCCAGGACATCCAGGCGCCGCGCACCTGGCAACTCGCGAACGCCGCCATCAACCGCCTGCTGTGGACGCCTGACGGCCTGACCCTCGTCGGCTGGGCGGACACCCAACACCTTGACCAGATTGTCGTGCGCGATGAAAACCACGCCTGAAGCCTTGCAAACCACCGTCGGCCAACGCGTGGACCTGATCGACACCCCCGCCCTGGTGGTGGACCTGGACGCCATGGACCGCAACATCCAGCGCATGGCCGACTTCGCACGCAAGCACCAGGTGCGCTGGCGACCCCATGCCAAGCTGCACAAAAGCGCCGAAATCGCGCTGCTGCAGCAACGCGCGGGTGCTCAGGGTGTGTGCGTGCAGAAGGTGGCCGAGGCCGAGGCGCTGGCCGCCGGTGGCGTCGATGACATCACCATCACCAACCAGGTCATCGCCATGCCCAAGCTGCACCGCGTGGCGCGGCTGGCCGCGCAGCTGGCGGCACGCGGCGGGCGCCTGGGTGTGGCGGTGGACCATGCCGATGGCATCGCCCGCCTGGCCGAAGCCATGGCCCAATCCGGCAGCGATGCGGGCATCGATGTGCTGGTCGAGATCGACGTGGGCCAAGGCCGCTGCGGCGTGCCACCGGGCGAGGCCGCCGTGCCCCTTGCACTGGCCGTGTCGCGCAGCCCCCGGCTGCGCTTTGCGGGCCTGCAGGCCTACCACGGCCGCGCGCAGCACCTGGCCAGTAGCGTGGGTCGGCGCGAGACCATCGCCGCTGTCGTTCGCGCGGCGGATCACACGCGCCAGCTCATCGAAGCCGCCGGGCTGCCCGTGCCGCTGATCACCGGATCAGGCACAGGCACCCTGGTTCACGAGGCCGCCAGCGGCGTGTTTGGCGAGTTGCAGGCGGGCTCGTTTTTGTTCATGGACGCAGATTACGCGCGCAACGAACGCGATCCCGCGCAGCCCGCGTTTGAACACGCGCTGTACGTCAAGACCCAGGTGGTGTCGGTGCGCGACACCCATGCGGTGTGCGACGCAGGCCACAAGAGCCATGCCATCGACTCGGGCCTGCCCACCGTCGCCCTGCTGCCCGCCGACCGCACCCTGCGCTACGCCAACGGGGGCGACGAACATGGCCTGCTTTATGCGGACGCTCCCGACGCCCGCCTGCCCAGTTTGGGGCACATGCTCTGGCTCATTCCGGGTCATTGCGATCCCACGGTCAACCTGTACGACTTTTTGATCGGCGTGCGCGGCGGACTGATGGACGGGGTGGTGGAGCGGATCATCCGCGTGGATGCGCGGGGTGCGCTGACGTAGGCGCGGCCCTCTAAACACCGGCGCTATAGGGGTTCACCTGCCCCAGTGAGAGCTGGCTGCTGGACCACAATCCGGCAGCATGAGCCCCAGCCAGATCATCGTCCTTGCGACGCCCGTCTTCTTTGTGCTGATCGCCATCGAACTGGCCGTCGGCTTCAAGCGCCAGCGCAACACCTACCGCCTGGCCGATGCGGTGAGCAGCATCAGCCTGGGCATGCTCAGCCAGACCAGCGCAGTCTTCACGCGCCTGCTGCGCATCGGCATCTACACCGCTCTGTTCGAGCATGTGGCACTGTGGCGCAACGATGCGTTCTGGACCAGCCTGCCCGGCTGGCTGCTGGCGCTGGTGTTCTACGACTTCTGCTACTACTGGCTGCACCGCATGGGGCACGAGTCAGCCGTGCTGTGGGCCGCACACGCGGTGCACCACCAGAGCCAGGACTACAACCTCAGCACCGCGCTGCGCCAGACCAGTTCGGGCGCGCTGCTGGGCTGGGTCTTTTATGTGCCCATGGCGCTGGCCGGTGTGCCGCCCCTGGTGTTTGGCGTGGTGGCGCTGATTGACCTGCTCTACCAGTTCTGGGTGCACACCGAGCAGGTGGGGCGCCTGGGCTGGTTCGACCGCTGGTTCTGCAGCCCGAGCAACCACCGCGTGCACCATGCCGTCAACGACGCCTACCTGGACAAGAACTACGGCGGCATCCTGATCCTGTGGGACCGGATGTTCGGCACCTTCAAGGATGAAGACGCGCAGGAGAAATGTGTGTACGGCACGCGCGGCCTGCTCAACAGCTGGGACCCGCTGTGGGCCAACGCCCAGGTGTACGCAGGACTGGCGCACGACAGCTGGCACGCGCGCAGCTGGCTCGACAAGCTCAAGGTCTGGATCAAGCCACCCGGCTGGCGGCCTGCGGATGTGGCGGAGCGGTTCCCCAAGCCTGCCTTCAGCATGGCGCAGATGCAGCTGTACCACCCACCCATGTCGCGTGCTGTGCAGTGGTTTGCGCTGGTGCAGTTCGCGCTGCTGCTCACAGGCGTGGCAGCCTTTTTGTGGCAGGCCGATGCGGCGCCGCTGGTGCAGAACGCCCTCTGGTTTGCCGTGCTGCTGACGGTGCAATGGTCGCTGGGCGCGGTGATGCAGGGGCGCATCGGCATGCTGATGGCGCTGATGCTGCAAAGCGCGGCGCTGGCCACGGCCACCAGTGCGCTGGGGCTTACGGAGTGGCATTGGCTGTTCAAGCCACTGACCATGGCAATCGCTATTATTTTGATAGCTACTAGCGCATATTCGACTAGCGCAAGAGGCACGTCGGGCTCCAAAACGCCCTGGGTCTTGCTGATGGCAGCCCTGGGCGGGTCCTTGGCGGGGGATGTGTTCCTCATGTTCCCGGGTTTCTTCATTCCCGGTCTGGTGAGCTTTCTGGTGGCGCACCTGTTCTATGTGGCGCTGTTCAAAAGCGGGCAGACCTGGTTTCCGCACCGGGGTGCACTGGCGGCCACGCTGGGCATAGGCGTGGCGATGTATGCCTTTCTGTGGACGGGTGGGCTGCCGGCTGCACTGCGCGCGCCGGTCGCGGCCTATGTGCTGGTGATTGCGCTGATGGCGGCCCAGGCGATAGGCCGCGCCACCGTATTGCGCGACGCCCCCTCGCTGTGGGTCGCCATCGGCGCCGGATTCTTCATGCTCAGCGACTCGCTGCTGGCCACCAACCGGTTCGTGACACCCCTGCCCATGGCGCAGGTCTGGGTGCTGGCGACGTATTACGCTGCACAGGCGCTGATCGTGGCAGGCATGCTGCGGGGCACAGCCCGCGCAGAGCCCAGCTCTGCCACGCCCCTCACACCCCAAACAGATCTTGCCCGCTCGCCTTCGGGGGCGTGACCCCCAGGTGGCGGAACGCCGCCAGCGTGGCAATGCGCCCGCGCGGCGTGCGCTGCAGGAAGCCCTGCT
Above is a window of Acidovorax sp. KKS102 DNA encoding:
- a CDS encoding lysoplasmalogenase family protein; this encodes MSPSQIIVLATPVFFVLIAIELAVGFKRQRNTYRLADAVSSISLGMLSQTSAVFTRLLRIGIYTALFEHVALWRNDAFWTSLPGWLLALVFYDFCYYWLHRMGHESAVLWAAHAVHHQSQDYNLSTALRQTSSGALLGWVFYVPMALAGVPPLVFGVVALIDLLYQFWVHTEQVGRLGWFDRWFCSPSNHRVHHAVNDAYLDKNYGGILILWDRMFGTFKDEDAQEKCVYGTRGLLNSWDPLWANAQVYAGLAHDSWHARSWLDKLKVWIKPPGWRPADVAERFPKPAFSMAQMQLYHPPMSRAVQWFALVQFALLLTGVAAFLWQADAAPLVQNALWFAVLLTVQWSLGAVMQGRIGMLMALMLQSAALATATSALGLTEWHWLFKPLTMAIAIILIATSAYSTSARGTSGSKTPWVLLMAALGGSLAGDVFLMFPGFFIPGLVSFLVAHLFYVALFKSGQTWFPHRGALAATLGIGVAMYAFLWTGGLPAALRAPVAAYVLVIALMAAQAIGRATVLRDAPSLWVAIGAGFFMLSDSLLATNRFVTPLPMAQVWVLATYYAAQALIVAGMLRGTARAEPSSATPLTPQTDLARSPSGA
- the ttcA gene encoding tRNA 2-thiocytidine(32) synthetase TtcA, which translates into the protein MSEVLNEDPQPPPGSAQSTCWAQEPIEATRGAARLKIERETHKLEKRLCREVGKAIVDFNMIEEGDKVMVCMSGGKDSYALLDILLKLKARAPIHFDLVAVNLDQKQPGFPEHVLPEYLASTGVPFHIENEDTYSIVKKLIPEGKTTCSLCSRLRRGILYRVADELGCTKIALGHHRDDILQTLLLNMFFGGKMKSMPPKLVSDDGKHVVIRPLAYVAEKDTARWAAHRNFPIIPCNLCGSQENLQRKQVGEMLREWEKRFPGRVENMFNALQNVVPSHLLDGSLYDFKNARATGIASEDGDKAFDKEEFAAPSPSLPGVQVVQLS
- a CDS encoding DSD1 family PLP-dependent enzyme, with the translated sequence MKTTPEALQTTVGQRVDLIDTPALVVDLDAMDRNIQRMADFARKHQVRWRPHAKLHKSAEIALLQQRAGAQGVCVQKVAEAEALAAGGVDDITITNQVIAMPKLHRVARLAAQLAARGGRLGVAVDHADGIARLAEAMAQSGSDAGIDVLVEIDVGQGRCGVPPGEAAVPLALAVSRSPRLRFAGLQAYHGRAQHLASSVGRRETIAAVVRAADHTRQLIEAAGLPVPLITGSGTGTLVHEAASGVFGELQAGSFLFMDADYARNERDPAQPAFEHALYVKTQVVSVRDTHAVCDAGHKSHAIDSGLPTVALLPADRTLRYANGGDEHGLLYADAPDARLPSLGHMLWLIPGHCDPTVNLYDFLIGVRGGLMDGVVERIIRVDARGALT
- a CDS encoding histidine phosphatase family protein; its protein translation is MQATRIVAIRHGETAWNVDTRIQGHLDIPLNDTGLWQATQVAQALVGEPIAAIYSSDLQRAHATAQAVARTTGAPLKTEPGLRERSFGHFQGRTFAEIEAELPEDALRWRKRDPHYTPEGGESLVTLRDRIERTVTALAQQHVGEQVVMVAHGGVLDVLYRLATRQDIQAPRTWQLANAAINRLLWTPDGLTLVGWADTQHLDQIVVRDENHA
- a CDS encoding DUF4136 domain-containing protein; the encoded protein is MTQRRWIPALLLGLTVTLLAGCSTTRVVEGQVQSFSTLAAVPAPATYRIERLPSQQAPSFDAIAALADQALARAGLQRDDAAPRLLVQLGVQADAVPRYDPFRPYGPYGAYGPGPWGMGGWYGRGWGVHGVWRFGEPTPLHRRAVSIVMRDASTQAVVYETSAVHEDVWVSDPAVYGVLFDAALNGFPKPPQGPRQVRIPLAPPAP